In Sutterella faecalis, a genomic segment contains:
- the thiM gene encoding hydroxyethylthiazole kinase, with amino-acid sequence MQITPLCPRAASEALEKLRQLRPLVHCLTNDVVQEITANVLLAAGASPAMVVAEEEAPYFAGIAGALLVNVGTPVPERLRSMQLSAQAAREHHVPWVLDPVAAGVIPWRDSEIRKLIALHPTVIRGNASEILALQGAGKGGKGVDSTDSSASAVNAAVELSRSTGSVVCVTGETDYATDGERILSVSGGNVMTTLVVGTGCSLSALTAAFCAAEKDPVTAAISACALAKRAAFIAGKHAKGPGSFHDEYLDALYAIEPQDFLGESL; translated from the coding sequence ATGCAGATCACTCCGCTTTGTCCGCGCGCCGCTTCTGAGGCGCTTGAGAAACTTCGTCAGCTTCGACCGCTTGTACACTGCCTCACGAATGATGTCGTGCAGGAAATCACGGCAAACGTGCTTCTTGCCGCCGGCGCTTCGCCGGCGATGGTCGTAGCCGAAGAGGAAGCGCCCTATTTCGCCGGCATCGCCGGTGCTCTTCTCGTCAATGTCGGGACGCCTGTGCCCGAACGGCTGAGAAGCATGCAGCTCTCCGCCCAAGCAGCCCGGGAGCACCACGTGCCCTGGGTGCTCGACCCGGTTGCCGCAGGCGTTATCCCCTGGCGCGACAGTGAGATCCGAAAGCTGATTGCGCTTCACCCCACAGTGATCCGCGGAAACGCGAGCGAAATTCTTGCGTTACAGGGCGCAGGCAAGGGCGGCAAGGGAGTCGACAGTACGGATTCGAGCGCAAGCGCCGTCAATGCTGCGGTGGAGCTCTCCCGCAGCACGGGTTCCGTCGTCTGCGTGACGGGCGAAACCGACTACGCAACGGATGGCGAACGAATCCTTTCCGTCTCGGGCGGAAACGTCATGACCACGCTCGTCGTCGGCACCGGCTGCTCGCTTTCTGCGCTCACCGCTGCCTTCTGCGCCGCCGAAAAAGATCCCGTCACGGCCGCGATTTCCGCCTGCGCGCTCGCCAAGCGCGCGGCCTTCATTGCAGGGAAGCACGCAAAGGGACCGGGGAGCTTCCACGACGAATACCTCGATGCTCTTTATGCCATAGAGCCTCAGGACTTCCTCGGAGAATCGCTCTGA
- the secF gene encoding protein translocase subunit SecF: MEFFRIHRTIPFMRYRHILNGISLVSFLVAVYWLFAHGLAFSIEFTGGTQLEVNYPEAANTEQIRTDLAQVSNEVLVQTFGTARDVVIRVPTKEGQTSGQVAAEVMKVLSAKTPGVQLKSTEFVGPQVGDELARDGGTALALVVFGIMVYLAFRFEWKFSVAAIIANLHDVVIVVGIFSVMHWEFTLPVLAAVLAVLGYSVNESVIIFDRVREHFRTMRRADTMEVINSAITATISRTVITHTSTLCMTLSMFFFGGPALHYFSLALTIGILLGVYSSVFVAAAIALYLGVKREDLVKPRKKEEIEEMVP; this comes from the coding sequence ATGGAATTTTTCCGCATTCATCGCACGATTCCGTTCATGCGCTATCGCCATATCCTGAACGGAATTTCCCTTGTGAGCTTCCTGGTCGCCGTGTACTGGCTCTTTGCCCACGGATTGGCCTTCTCAATTGAGTTCACGGGTGGCACGCAGCTCGAGGTGAATTATCCTGAGGCGGCCAATACGGAGCAGATCCGTACGGACCTCGCGCAGGTCTCCAATGAGGTGCTCGTTCAGACCTTCGGCACGGCGCGCGACGTCGTGATCCGCGTTCCGACCAAGGAAGGACAGACTTCCGGTCAGGTCGCAGCTGAAGTCATGAAGGTGCTTTCGGCCAAGACCCCCGGCGTTCAGCTTAAGAGTACGGAGTTCGTCGGCCCCCAGGTGGGCGATGAGCTCGCCCGCGACGGCGGCACGGCGCTTGCGCTTGTGGTCTTCGGCATCATGGTCTACCTGGCCTTCCGATTCGAATGGAAGTTCTCGGTGGCAGCCATCATCGCCAACCTCCACGACGTGGTGATCGTGGTCGGCATTTTCTCCGTGATGCACTGGGAATTCACGCTTCCGGTGCTCGCGGCGGTGCTTGCTGTTCTCGGCTACTCCGTCAACGAATCCGTGATTATTTTCGACCGCGTTCGCGAACACTTCCGCACGATGCGCCGCGCCGACACCATGGAGGTGATCAACTCCGCCATTACGGCGACGATCTCCCGAACGGTGATCACGCATACGTCGACGCTCTGCATGACGCTCTCGATGTTCTTCTTTGGCGGCCCGGCGCTCCACTACTTCTCGCTCGCGCTCACGATCGGCATTCTGCTCGGCGTCTACTCGTCGGTATTCGTTGCCGCAGCGATTGCGCTCTACCTCGGCGTCAAGCGTGAAGACCTCGTGAAGCCGAGAAAGAAGGAAGAGATCGAAGAAATGGTTCCGTAA
- the lgt gene encoding prolipoprotein diacylglyceryl transferase — protein MLIHPQFDPIAISVGPLAVHWYGLMYLLGFLAFWLLGRRRADDPWRGITRDDVENLLFWGVFGVVLGGRLGYCLFYQPDYYLSHPLDVIKMWQGGMSAHGGLIGVLIVMGIYGRVRGMGFWRVADFVAPLVPIGLFFGRIGNFINGELWGRPAAADLPWAMVFPQAQDGGIPRHPSQLYEAGLEGLALFLLLWLYSRKPRPLARTGALFAIGYSVARFACEFSREPDAFLGLQALGLSRGQWLTLPLLICGIAVWVWAGRKSNKAS, from the coding sequence ATGCTGATTCATCCTCAGTTCGACCCCATTGCGATTTCTGTCGGTCCGCTTGCCGTGCATTGGTACGGCCTGATGTATCTCCTCGGGTTTCTCGCCTTCTGGCTTTTGGGGCGGCGCCGGGCGGATGATCCCTGGCGCGGCATTACGCGCGACGACGTGGAGAACCTCCTTTTCTGGGGCGTATTCGGCGTCGTCCTCGGCGGGCGGCTGGGCTACTGCCTTTTTTATCAGCCGGACTATTACCTCTCGCACCCTCTTGATGTCATCAAGATGTGGCAGGGCGGAATGAGCGCGCACGGCGGATTGATCGGCGTCCTCATCGTGATGGGGATTTACGGGCGCGTGCGCGGCATGGGATTCTGGCGCGTGGCGGACTTTGTCGCTCCTCTGGTGCCGATCGGGCTCTTCTTCGGCCGCATCGGAAACTTCATCAACGGCGAGCTCTGGGGACGCCCGGCAGCAGCGGATCTTCCCTGGGCCATGGTCTTTCCACAGGCTCAGGACGGCGGTATTCCGCGGCATCCTTCGCAGCTCTATGAAGCCGGGCTCGAAGGTCTTGCTCTTTTCCTGCTCCTCTGGCTTTATTCCAGGAAGCCCAGGCCGCTCGCCCGAACCGGCGCACTCTTTGCGATCGGCTACAGCGTGGCGAGGTTTGCGTGTGAATTTTCCCGCGAGCCCGATGCATTCCTGGGGCTTCAGGCGCTCGGACTCTCGCGGGGTCAGTGGCTTACGCTCCCGCTTCTCATCTGCGGCATTGCCGTGTGGGTATGGGCGGGCCGAAAAAGCAATAAGGCTTCCTGA
- the secD gene encoding protein translocase subunit SecD: protein MNRYPLWKYILIGIVLVIGLVYTLPNFYGESPAVQVTSGKATVKVTEQTLAQVESALNAANLKPNGVFFEQGAQQNTIRVRFDPTQTEEQLKAREAIDHALNSDPKDPTHIVALNLVPNTPQWLLSINALPMYLGLDLRGGVHFLLQVDMRAAITKRAEAIAADLRTQLRDKRIRHTGINRVGNEVEISFGTAEERERANDLLRNTQPDLVLTLPEATKAPFIIHAALSQRAVQNVQNYALKQNISTLHNRINELGVAEPVIAQQGADRIVVQLPGVQDTAKAKDILGRTATLEVRLVDDSPEALAQLAQGNVPFGDERFTDRDGRPILVKRRVILTGENLNDAQPGFDSQTQEPTVNLELDNRGARIFQEVTRENVGRRMAILIFEKGKGEVVTAPVIRQEIGGGRVQISGQMTTIEATDTALVLRAGSLAAPMEIVEERLIGPSLGEANIEAGFRSTLYGFVVIALFMAVYYQVFGIVSAVSLICNVMMLIAILSLLQATLTLPGIAAIALTLGMAVDSNVLINERVREELRIGRLPQTAISEGYDRALNTILDSNITSLIAGLALLIFGSGPVRGFAVVHCLGIGTSIFTSVIVSRALINLIYGRKKKLTAVHIGQIWRPDPDKADAK from the coding sequence ATGAATCGCTATCCTCTTTGGAAATACATACTGATCGGCATCGTGCTCGTTATCGGGCTCGTTTATACGCTGCCGAATTTCTACGGCGAATCGCCAGCCGTGCAGGTTACGTCCGGCAAGGCTACGGTCAAGGTGACCGAGCAGACGCTCGCACAGGTTGAAAGCGCGCTGAATGCCGCCAACCTGAAGCCTAACGGCGTCTTCTTTGAACAGGGCGCACAGCAGAACACCATCCGCGTGCGCTTTGATCCGACCCAGACGGAAGAGCAGCTGAAGGCCCGCGAAGCGATCGATCACGCACTCAACAGCGACCCGAAGGACCCGACCCACATCGTGGCGCTCAACCTGGTCCCCAATACGCCGCAGTGGCTGCTGTCGATCAATGCACTTCCGATGTACCTGGGCCTTGACCTTCGCGGCGGCGTGCACTTCCTCCTGCAGGTGGACATGCGTGCGGCCATCACGAAGCGCGCCGAAGCCATTGCCGCGGACCTGCGCACGCAGCTTCGCGACAAGCGCATCCGCCATACGGGCATCAACCGCGTCGGCAACGAAGTTGAAATCAGCTTCGGAACCGCAGAGGAACGCGAACGCGCGAACGACCTCCTGAGAAACACGCAGCCTGACCTCGTTCTCACCCTTCCGGAAGCAACGAAGGCGCCCTTCATCATTCACGCCGCGCTCTCGCAGCGTGCGGTTCAGAACGTCCAGAACTACGCGCTGAAGCAGAATATTTCGACGCTTCACAACCGAATCAATGAACTCGGCGTTGCGGAACCCGTAATTGCCCAGCAGGGTGCGGATCGCATCGTCGTGCAGCTCCCGGGCGTTCAGGATACGGCCAAGGCCAAGGACATTCTCGGCCGCACGGCAACGCTTGAAGTCCGTCTTGTTGACGATTCGCCTGAAGCGCTCGCTCAGCTTGCTCAGGGCAATGTCCCCTTCGGCGACGAACGCTTCACGGACCGCGACGGTCGTCCGATTCTCGTCAAGCGCCGCGTGATCCTTACCGGCGAAAACCTCAATGACGCTCAGCCTGGGTTTGACAGCCAGACGCAGGAACCAACCGTCAACCTTGAGCTTGACAACCGCGGCGCCCGAATCTTCCAGGAAGTGACCCGTGAAAACGTCGGCCGCCGCATGGCGATCCTGATCTTTGAAAAGGGCAAGGGCGAAGTGGTGACGGCTCCGGTGATCCGTCAGGAAATCGGCGGCGGACGCGTGCAGATTTCGGGTCAGATGACCACGATTGAAGCAACCGATACGGCGCTTGTGCTCCGTGCGGGTTCGCTTGCGGCTCCGATGGAAATTGTTGAGGAACGCCTCATCGGCCCGAGCCTGGGCGAAGCCAACATTGAAGCGGGCTTCCGCTCGACCCTCTACGGCTTCGTGGTGATCGCGCTCTTCATGGCGGTCTACTACCAGGTCTTCGGCATCGTGAGTGCGGTTTCGCTCATCTGCAACGTCATGATGCTGATTGCGATCCTTTCGCTTCTCCAGGCAACGCTGACGCTCCCCGGCATCGCGGCTATTGCGCTGACGCTCGGCATGGCAGTTGACTCGAACGTGCTTATTAACGAGCGTGTGCGTGAGGAACTGCGTATCGGACGACTTCCGCAGACAGCCATCAGCGAAGGCTACGACCGTGCGCTCAATACGATTCTCGACTCGAACATCACGTCGCTGATTGCCGGTCTTGCACTTCTCATTTTCGGTTCCGGTCCGGTCCGCGGCTTTGCCGTGGTGCACTGCCTCGGCATCGGCACCTCTATCTTCACCTCCGTCATCGTTTCGCGCGCGCTGATCAACCTGATCTACGGCCGCAAGAAGAAGCTGACGGCCGTCCATATCGGCCAGATCTGGCGTCCGGATCCCGATAAGGCGGATGCGAAGTAA
- the thiE gene encoding thiamine phosphate synthase: MPRFDLSLYLVLDPDQSERSGGLMETARAAVAGGVTIVQLRAPQWKKRRMTEAARALRTILAPKGIPLIIDDHADVMLASGAEGLHVGQEDLSAEDARRLISPDKILGLSAGNLMELRGTRPELVDYYGVGPVFSTRSKADAGAAIGIAGLQEVLAEARHPCVAIGGITKENAPQIGAAGADGIAVISALCGQPDVELAARNLLQAYRCGIQH, translated from the coding sequence ATGCCGCGTTTTGATCTGAGTCTCTACCTTGTCCTTGACCCGGACCAGAGCGAGCGTTCTGGCGGCCTGATGGAAACCGCCCGCGCTGCAGTTGCGGGCGGCGTCACGATCGTGCAGCTTCGTGCGCCCCAGTGGAAAAAGCGCCGCATGACGGAAGCCGCGCGTGCGCTCAGAACGATTCTTGCGCCTAAGGGCATCCCGCTCATCATTGACGATCATGCGGACGTCATGCTGGCTTCCGGAGCTGAGGGCCTCCATGTGGGGCAGGAGGATCTCTCCGCCGAAGACGCAAGACGCCTCATCAGCCCCGACAAAATCCTCGGACTTTCGGCCGGGAATCTCATGGAGCTGCGCGGCACGCGTCCCGAGCTTGTTGACTACTACGGCGTCGGACCGGTCTTTTCCACCCGCTCCAAAGCGGACGCAGGAGCTGCCATCGGCATTGCCGGGCTTCAGGAAGTTCTCGCGGAAGCCCGTCATCCCTGCGTCGCGATCGGCGGCATCACCAAAGAGAACGCTCCCCAGATCGGCGCGGCCGGTGCCGACGGCATCGCCGTCATTTCCGCCCTCTGCGGCCAACCCGATGTCGAGCTTGCTGCCCGCAATCTCCTTCAGGCCTACCGTTGCGGAATTCAGCATTGA
- a CDS encoding YrbL family protein produces MNFPVTYDALQPYLLAKGKERACYRNPVNTNTVIKLSHCSFARQSLRELTYFEVLKRRKVPATHIPFFVGRVNIPGYVGIEQQLICDFDGSPSKSLFYYLSNKTSSIYFQLPDLLEALYHFLYRYGIALSDLSGNNILIRREKTGINRAVMIDGFGTTDLIPICHYFPHFARMKILRHWERFLPKIHLDHPQTTFEINSSSMEMNTLLP; encoded by the coding sequence ATGAATTTCCCCGTTACTTATGACGCGCTCCAACCCTACCTGCTGGCTAAAGGAAAAGAGCGTGCGTGCTATCGAAATCCAGTAAACACAAATACTGTTATCAAACTTAGTCATTGCTCATTCGCTAGACAATCTTTGCGGGAGCTCACGTATTTTGAAGTTTTGAAACGGCGTAAAGTTCCTGCCACCCATATTCCCTTCTTTGTGGGCCGTGTAAACATTCCTGGGTACGTTGGAATTGAGCAACAGTTGATATGTGATTTCGACGGATCTCCTTCTAAATCGCTATTTTATTATTTATCAAATAAAACAAGCTCAATATATTTTCAACTTCCAGACCTACTTGAAGCTCTGTATCATTTTTTATATCGTTACGGGATTGCTCTTTCCGACCTCAGCGGAAATAACATTCTTATCCGTAGAGAAAAAACAGGAATCAATCGAGCCGTCATGATCGATGGATTTGGAACCACAGATCTCATTCCAATTTGTCACTATTTTCCTCATTTTGCCCGAATGAAGATTCTTCGCCATTGGGAAAGATTCCTTCCAAAGATCCATCTGGATCACCCACAAACAACATTTGAAATCAACTCCTCCTCTATGGAGATGAACACGCTGCTTCCGTAA
- a CDS encoding YrbL family protein, translating to MNFTFESLQPYLIAKGSERYCFRHPEKENYLIKLSPANAAKQTEREIKYFQHLKKTGVPFSHLPDFGKVINISGYVGFEQEIINDFDGNLSKQLFFYLDEQNRQLLKQDIRDILEELKLYIYKNKILVCDLGGTNIVIQRTTPSQARAVIVDGLGNTDFIPICNYIPFLASLKAHRRWRRFMQRFIPPHI from the coding sequence ATGAATTTCACGTTTGAGTCGCTTCAACCATACCTCATAGCCAAGGGTTCGGAAAGGTATTGTTTCCGTCACCCGGAAAAAGAAAATTATCTAATTAAACTTAGCCCAGCAAATGCGGCCAAGCAGACGGAACGTGAAATAAAGTATTTTCAGCACCTCAAAAAAACTGGAGTTCCGTTTTCTCATCTACCTGATTTCGGTAAAGTTATTAACATATCAGGATATGTAGGCTTTGAGCAGGAAATTATCAACGACTTCGATGGAAATTTATCTAAACAATTATTTTTCTATTTAGATGAACAAAACCGACAACTCTTAAAACAAGATATAAGAGATATACTGGAAGAACTGAAGCTTTACATCTATAAAAATAAAATCCTTGTTTGCGATCTTGGTGGCACAAATATTGTTATTCAGAGAACAACTCCATCTCAAGCTCGCGCTGTTATCGTGGATGGGCTGGGAAATACAGACTTCATTCCCATCTGCAATTACATTCCTTTCCTTGCAAGCCTTAAAGCCCATAGAAGATGGCGGAGATTCATGCAAAGATTTATTCCTCCGCACATTTAA
- a CDS encoding phosphoethanolamine transferase, whose protein sequence is MKALLSPSGRTALAVVALILLVALLYVATGDVKRGLQLTVFIIPFIGIRLATLGSRFEKPAILIASLGIVLACADAGVRLFLRHVYTAEPMSTFVLEAVANTSTRETLEFAKTLWRELLLWGGLAVSVCALGIYLLLRCRAGEPLARRSLRISWRILLLLLTAAAILSFAKSSWRSHYPIWFWPHWQETISTLQSEWKNAKAERSRELSLARELITRTENAPQTLVLVVGESTTRNNWSLYGYARRTTPKLEAFARADRRLQVFPSAWSVDAATVGAFHSMFTFPLDERGIALREAGELRDGMDSGNLFAFFHAAGWRIHWISNQDDIAINARYAGWADKPVFLNRMSGRTSVSLDESVLAPFAEALQDPAPRKLIVLHLIGAHPHYALRYPASFAPDWGNDRVSEQLKNLERYPWVMIARDQYDAAMRYQDEVLSQLLTLTRENALLSGNPTDWLFLSDHGQETGDYINRAGHSPRTPAGFRIPLLFWSSDDAPRIPTRRPFRADGLSPLLLSLAGIHWSLENPAENFASKDYRWRRPAISAEDPELPPSEN, encoded by the coding sequence TTGAAAGCGCTTTTGTCCCCTTCAGGGCGAACCGCGCTTGCCGTCGTCGCCCTGATTCTTCTCGTCGCACTGCTTTATGTTGCAACCGGAGACGTCAAGCGCGGTCTTCAGCTCACCGTTTTCATTATTCCTTTTATCGGCATCAGGCTTGCTACCTTAGGTAGCCGCTTCGAGAAGCCCGCGATTCTCATTGCCTCGCTGGGAATCGTTCTTGCATGCGCAGACGCAGGCGTTCGCCTTTTCCTGAGGCACGTCTATACGGCAGAGCCGATGTCGACCTTCGTCCTCGAGGCCGTTGCCAACACCAGTACCCGGGAAACTCTTGAGTTTGCAAAAACGCTCTGGAGAGAACTTCTTCTCTGGGGAGGCCTTGCCGTCAGCGTCTGTGCCCTGGGAATTTATCTGCTCCTTCGCTGCCGTGCCGGAGAGCCGTTAGCGCGGCGCTCGCTTCGAATCAGCTGGCGAATTCTTCTTCTCCTTTTGACGGCTGCCGCCATTCTGAGTTTTGCCAAGTCTTCCTGGCGATCCCACTATCCCATCTGGTTCTGGCCTCATTGGCAGGAGACCATCAGCACGCTCCAGAGTGAGTGGAAAAACGCAAAGGCAGAAAGATCCCGAGAGCTTTCTCTCGCACGGGAACTCATCACGCGTACGGAAAACGCTCCTCAAACGCTTGTGCTCGTTGTCGGCGAAAGCACGACGCGCAATAACTGGAGTCTTTACGGCTACGCGCGCAGGACCACGCCGAAACTCGAGGCGTTCGCCCGTGCCGATCGCCGCCTCCAGGTATTCCCTTCAGCATGGTCTGTGGATGCGGCAACAGTCGGAGCCTTTCACTCCATGTTCACGTTCCCGCTCGACGAAAGAGGAATTGCGCTGAGGGAAGCCGGAGAACTCCGGGACGGAATGGATTCCGGAAATCTTTTTGCCTTCTTCCATGCCGCCGGCTGGCGAATCCATTGGATCAGCAATCAGGATGACATTGCCATCAACGCCCGTTATGCCGGATGGGCAGACAAGCCGGTCTTTCTGAACCGCATGAGCGGACGCACCAGCGTTTCGCTCGACGAGAGCGTCCTTGCACCCTTTGCCGAAGCGCTTCAGGATCCCGCCCCAAGGAAACTCATCGTTCTCCACCTGATCGGCGCTCATCCGCACTATGCGCTCCGCTACCCCGCATCATTTGCTCCCGACTGGGGAAATGACCGCGTTTCCGAGCAGCTGAAGAACCTGGAACGATACCCTTGGGTCATGATTGCCCGTGATCAATATGATGCCGCCATGCGCTACCAGGATGAAGTGCTTTCTCAACTCCTGACGCTCACGCGGGAGAATGCACTTCTATCCGGCAATCCTACCGACTGGCTCTTCCTTTCCGACCACGGTCAGGAAACAGGGGATTACATCAACCGCGCCGGACATTCGCCCAGGACGCCTGCCGGCTTTCGCATCCCGCTTCTTTTCTGGTCGTCGGACGATGCCCCTCGCATTCCAACCCGGCGTCCGTTCCGTGCGGATGGGTTGAGTCCGCTGCTTCTATCACTCGCCGGCATTCACTGGTCGCTGGAAAATCCAGCCGAAAACTTTGCTTCCAAAGATTACCGCTGGCGTCGCCCCGCAATCTCCGCTGAAGACCCGGAACTGCCGCCCTCGGAAAACTAG
- a CDS encoding DUF2868 domain-containing protein, protein MTESSASSIRILRLTPKDAETILFARALESTSRDAWPQEKLRALSLDARSVAGDQATPEDFLLTRAKLLIARAKDEDAGIALPRLPSAPTMALKGTASIVIFLGFFTGAVADQLASSGATLNLLSPPYLGILLWNAVVMLIALISFFRAGSMDSGLSFVAARSFSALPRFRIRMKPYASEFLKCWMTLKVPELAWRFRAVLHLAALAFGVGLTMSLLVRGIGTAYSAGWESTWFADRPDIIAKLLNALYGWLPSLLPGISALPGEDALSAMNLAAGGSAPGADWLARMIWSLFILIILPRAAFAAACLWRAGKEARRLRVPIDAGELDRLLQDGKQRTIKTFVVTDASDRALPEIDGPFRKLIVNPWEAPDFTTLSDADISPGDRVLLILDPTATPEEEVHGALIHALTSRSPNVELALDFSLLSTRFSETPERLQSRRALWEHFASENGVQLRITGLAPAA, encoded by the coding sequence ATGACCGAGTCTTCCGCCTCATCCATCAGGATTCTTCGGCTGACGCCGAAGGATGCCGAAACCATTCTCTTTGCCCGGGCGCTCGAGTCGACCTCCAGAGACGCATGGCCTCAAGAAAAGCTGAGAGCGCTATCGCTCGACGCACGTTCCGTTGCGGGCGACCAGGCGACTCCTGAAGATTTTCTTCTGACGCGCGCCAAACTGCTCATTGCGCGCGCGAAGGATGAAGACGCCGGGATTGCGCTTCCACGCCTGCCGTCTGCTCCGACGATGGCGCTTAAAGGAACTGCGAGCATCGTCATTTTTTTGGGCTTCTTCACCGGCGCAGTCGCCGATCAGCTCGCAAGCTCCGGGGCGACGCTCAATCTGCTCTCGCCCCCGTACCTCGGCATCCTGCTTTGGAACGCAGTCGTCATGCTGATTGCGCTCATCTCTTTCTTCAGAGCCGGCAGCATGGATTCGGGACTTTCCTTCGTTGCAGCCAGGAGCTTCTCAGCGCTTCCCCGGTTCAGAATCCGGATGAAGCCCTATGCAAGCGAATTTTTGAAATGCTGGATGACGCTTAAGGTACCGGAACTCGCCTGGCGCTTCCGGGCTGTGCTCCATCTCGCGGCGCTTGCCTTCGGCGTGGGACTGACGATGAGCCTCCTCGTACGCGGCATTGGCACCGCCTACAGCGCAGGTTGGGAAAGCACATGGTTTGCCGATCGACCGGACATCATCGCGAAGCTGCTTAACGCCCTTTACGGATGGCTCCCGTCGCTTCTCCCCGGCATTTCTGCGCTTCCGGGAGAAGATGCGCTGAGCGCCATGAATCTGGCTGCCGGGGGCAGTGCGCCGGGAGCAGATTGGCTCGCACGCATGATCTGGAGCCTCTTTATTCTCATCATCCTTCCCCGGGCGGCATTTGCCGCTGCGTGTCTCTGGCGAGCCGGAAAAGAAGCCAGACGCCTTCGGGTCCCCATTGATGCCGGCGAACTCGACCGCCTTCTTCAGGATGGAAAGCAGCGAACGATAAAAACCTTTGTCGTTACCGACGCTTCCGACAGGGCGCTTCCTGAAATCGACGGTCCTTTCCGCAAACTGATCGTCAATCCTTGGGAAGCGCCGGACTTTACGACGCTTTCTGATGCAGACATCTCTCCCGGCGACCGCGTTCTTCTCATACTTGACCCGACAGCAACTCCGGAAGAAGAAGTTCACGGCGCATTAATTCATGCGCTCACGAGCCGCTCGCCCAATGTGGAACTCGCGCTCGACTTCTCGCTGCTTTCGACTCGCTTTTCAGAGACCCCCGAAAGACTGCAGTCCCGTCGTGCGCTCTGGGAACATTTCGCTTCCGAAAACGGCGTGCAGCTTCGCATCACAGGACTCGCCCCGGCGGCGTAA
- a CDS encoding DUF3482 domain-containing protein — MSFSPDPLRIHLSLVSHTNIGKTTLARTLLMRDVGEVADRAHVTETTSDYVLARGPDGSELVLWDTPGFGNSVALARRLEGRSNPIGWLLSEVWDRFANKSFWLDQKAVRHIRDISSIVLYLVNIAELPERAPYIAAEMKILSWIGKPVIVLLNQMGKPREPEAEKAELNIWKKALADYPFVKTVLPMDAFARCWIQEEMLFNAIGDALPQDQRSAYRTLQSVWRRSRQAAYASSVDAMARHIWHALAAHMPLETPSLRERAITVGQRFGFFKDEHNAVADAQAALASQAADSFCSLTARLIEINGLHGSGVSKEIFRRMKTDWDLAVYSMDPQSAAAIGTGIGAASAAAAGLAVDLSSAGLTLGLGTLVGGLIGAVSGIGAAHAYNLTRQKAGADLTWSSQAVSGFLLETILLYLAVAHFGRGRGDWEESESPEFWKKAVSDAIAKSNIPLNDIRKLAPDAGVNALLQPIDAILKRVFELLYPPE, encoded by the coding sequence ATGTCCTTTTCTCCGGATCCTCTGCGCATTCATCTGAGTCTTGTGAGCCATACCAACATCGGCAAGACCACACTCGCGCGCACGCTTCTGATGCGCGACGTAGGCGAAGTCGCAGACCGGGCGCACGTAACGGAAACCACTTCCGACTATGTCCTCGCCCGCGGACCGGACGGCAGCGAACTGGTTCTCTGGGACACGCCAGGATTTGGCAATTCCGTCGCGCTTGCTCGCCGCCTTGAGGGACGCAGCAACCCCATCGGGTGGCTCCTTTCCGAAGTCTGGGATCGCTTCGCCAACAAGTCCTTCTGGCTGGATCAGAAAGCAGTTCGCCATATCCGGGATATTTCTAGCATCGTTCTCTATCTCGTCAATATTGCAGAGCTCCCCGAACGCGCCCCCTACATCGCGGCAGAAATGAAGATTCTGTCCTGGATCGGGAAGCCCGTCATCGTGCTTCTCAACCAGATGGGAAAGCCCCGGGAACCTGAAGCCGAAAAAGCCGAACTCAACATCTGGAAGAAGGCGCTCGCCGACTATCCCTTCGTCAAAACCGTCCTGCCGATGGACGCCTTCGCACGCTGCTGGATTCAGGAGGAAATGCTCTTCAATGCCATCGGCGACGCACTCCCCCAGGACCAGCGTTCGGCCTACCGAACGCTTCAATCCGTCTGGAGACGAAGCCGCCAGGCCGCGTACGCAAGTTCCGTTGATGCAATGGCGCGTCATATCTGGCATGCCCTTGCGGCACACATGCCGCTCGAAACGCCGAGCCTTAGAGAGCGCGCCATTACGGTAGGTCAGCGCTTCGGCTTCTTTAAGGACGAACATAATGCCGTCGCCGACGCTCAGGCAGCGCTTGCCTCGCAGGCGGCCGACAGCTTCTGTTCGCTCACTGCACGGCTTATTGAAATCAACGGGCTTCACGGCTCCGGCGTCTCTAAGGAAATCTTCAGGCGCATGAAAACCGACTGGGATCTCGCGGTTTATTCCATGGATCCCCAGAGTGCAGCCGCCATCGGCACAGGGATCGGAGCGGCTTCCGCCGCCGCTGCCGGCCTTGCGGTAGATCTTTCATCAGCAGGGCTGACGCTTGGCCTCGGCACGCTGGTGGGAGGGCTCATCGGTGCGGTGAGCGGCATCGGTGCAGCGCATGCCTACAACCTGACGCGCCAGAAAGCCGGGGCGGACCTCACCTGGAGCAGTCAGGCCGTGAGCGGCTTTCTCCTTGAAACCATCCTGCTTTATCTGGCGGTTGCGCATTTCGGCCGCGGGCGAGGCGACTGGGAGGAAAGTGAATCTCCTGAATTTTGGAAAAAAGCGGTAAGCGATGCCATCGCGAAGTCAAACATACCTTTGAATGACATCCGCAAGCTCGCTCCGGATGCCGGAGTGAACGCATTACTGCAACCTATTGACGCAATCCTCAAAAGAGTTTTTGAATTGCTTTATCCTCCCGAATAG